Proteins encoded in a region of the Onthophagus taurus isolate NC chromosome 10, IU_Otau_3.0, whole genome shotgun sequence genome:
- the LOC111419113 gene encoding homeobox protein Hox-C9-like, giving the protein MTTHQESSFQYPQFNNNVYGQPQHQQPVFNQESYNYQNNFGENWNSCYYESSNYNQYNHQQPENFEPKLYPRSYQNQNQIRQFSPSSSEHPEIIKSPSPSTENNFNLSPEAMVSNWNGRCHKGPKRTRQTYTKAQSFELEKEYLWQKYLTKARRMELAKITNLDEKQIKVWFQNRRMKDKKLKINDRIHEEQSLSPIKLENKNENLLNKF; this is encoded by the coding sequence ATGACAACTCACCAAGAAAGTTCTTTTCAATATCCgcaatttaataacaacgtTTACGGGCAACCACAACATCAACAACCAGTTTTTAATCAAGAAAGTTACAactatcaaaataattttgggGAAAATTGGAATTCTTGTTACTATGAGTCATCGAATTACAATCAATACAACCATCAACAACCAGAAAATTTTGAACCAAAACTTTATCCAAGATCTTATCAGAATCAAAATCAAATCAGACAATTTTCACCATCCAGTTCAGAACATCccgaaataattaaatcacCAAGTCCGAGTActgaaaacaattttaatttatctccAGAAGCTATGGTTAGTAATTGGAATGGAAGGTGTCATAAAGGTCCGAAAAGAACGCGACAAACGTATacgaaagctcaaagttttgaattagaaaaagaGTATTTATGGCAAAAATATCTAACGAAAGCGCGCAGGATGGAATTggctaaaattacaaatttagaTGAGAAACAAATTAAAGTATGGTTTCAAAATCGACGGatgaaagataaaaaattaaaaatcaacgaTAGGATACACGAAGAACAATCACTTTCACCGATTAAATTAGAGAACAAAAAtgagaatttattaaataagttttaa